Proteins co-encoded in one Prunus persica cultivar Lovell chromosome G6, Prunus_persica_NCBIv2, whole genome shotgun sequence genomic window:
- the LOC18775331 gene encoding NAC transcription factor 29, with protein MEREQQTSDNIQLPAGFRFHPSDEELIVHYLKNKVTSSPLPATIITELDLYKYNPWELPAKASFGEEEWYFFTPRDRKYPNGSRPNRAAGLGYWKATGTDKHIFSSCGTKSIGVKKALVFYTGHPPKGVKTEWIMNEYRLLDTTMWSSKQKGSMRLDDWVLCRVRQKCNGSRSIWEDQNSPPSYKLGAYTKQADEKCSKDTNPSIEMVRNYLYKDCPMLPYIFASPELPYTKTTSSISFLGSGDTKSCTTIHENDSSNKNNGQLLASSLESLINPFKRKPAAEGNGHHQSFVTPSKRICSREYQEEVSTSIGRDGCSMNFWGVDHSGSAENNFNADQWSSMIQYQELSQLIGFQCK; from the exons ATGGAGAGGGAACAACAAACCTCTGATAACATTCAGCTTCCTGCTGGGTTCAGATTTCACCCATCTGATGAAGAACTCATCGTCCACtatttgaaaaacaaagtcACTTCAAGTCCACTACCTGCAACCATCATCACTGAATTGGATCTCTACAAGTATAATCCATGGGAGCTGCCAGCCAAAGCCTCCTTCGGAGAAGAAGAGTGGTATTTTTTCACCCCGAGAGATCGGAAGTACCCGAATGGGAGCAGGCCTAACAGAGCAGCTGGTTTGGGTTACTGGAAGGCTACAGGAACTGATAAACATATTTTCAGTTCTTGTGGAACAAAAAGCATTGGGGTGAAGAAGGCACTTGTGTTCTACACAGGACACCCTCCAAAGGGTGTCAAGACAGAGTGGATCATGAATGAGTATAGATTGCTTGACACAACCATGTGGTCTTCAAAGCAAAAAGGGTCTATGAGG TTGGATGATTGGGTGCTATGTCGGGTTCGACAAAAATGCAACGGCAGCAGGAGCATTTGGGAAGATCAAAACAGTCCTCCTAGCTATAAACTAGGTGCCTACACCAAGCAAGCGGATGAGAAATGTTCAAAGGACACAAACCCTAGCATCGAAATGGTCAGAAACTATCTGTACAAAGATTGTCCAATGTTGCCCTACATTTTTGCCTCCCCTGAACTTCCATACACTAAAACCACTTCAAGCATAAGCTTTCTGGGTAGTGGAGACACAAAATCTTGCACTACAATTCACGAGAACGATTCATCCAATAAGAACAACGGGCAGCTTTTAGCTTCTTCCCTTGAAAGTTTGATCAACCCTTTCAAGAGAAAGCCTGCAGCAGAAGGAAATGGACACCACCAGAGTTTTGTAACACCAAGCAAGAGGATATGTAGCAGAGAATATCAGGAGGAAGTTAGCACATCGATTGGCCGGGACGGTTGCTCAATGAATTTCTGGGGAGTAGACCACTCTGGATCAGctgaaaataatttcaatgCAGATCAATGGAGCTCCATGATCCAATATCAAGAACTCAGTCAATTAATTGGCTTTCAGTGCAAGTGA